One part of the Oceanispirochaeta sp. genome encodes these proteins:
- a CDS encoding DNA/RNA non-specific endonuclease produces the protein MDMKIIYKILFFLLPILQAFSQSMEIPVITHPDAVYQKSFYTLQYNERFEQADWVAYELTQEEIEGHVKRSNRFREDNEIKTGSAALSDYRYSGFDRGHLAPAADMKMSRDSMDDSFLMSNMSPQDPGFNRGIWAFLESCVRSWTSENESLFVVTGPVLTKQEYPVIGTNEVAVPESYYKVILDYREPDFKGIGFLLPNRKGEGRLQDYAVSIDEVEIFTGLDFYPLLPDDLEESLESVYDVTLWRFIEFTAD, from the coding sequence ATGGATATGAAAATAATCTATAAAATCCTGTTTTTTCTTCTTCCCATCCTGCAGGCCTTTTCCCAATCCATGGAAATCCCGGTGATTACTCATCCCGATGCGGTCTATCAAAAGTCATTTTATACTCTTCAGTATAACGAACGCTTTGAGCAGGCTGACTGGGTGGCTTATGAGCTGACACAGGAGGAGATTGAAGGGCATGTGAAAAGATCCAACAGGTTCCGGGAAGACAATGAAATCAAGACAGGTTCTGCGGCTCTTTCGGATTATAGATATTCAGGATTTGATCGGGGCCATCTGGCTCCTGCAGCGGATATGAAGATGAGCCGGGACTCAATGGATGACTCTTTTCTGATGAGTAATATGAGCCCCCAGGACCCGGGATTTAACCGGGGGATCTGGGCCTTTCTGGAATCCTGTGTGCGCAGCTGGACCTCGGAGAATGAATCCCTCTTTGTCGTCACAGGACCGGTGCTCACAAAACAGGAGTATCCTGTCATCGGTACCAATGAGGTAGCCGTTCCTGAGTCTTACTACAAGGTTATTCTGGACTACAGGGAGCCTGATTTCAAGGGGATTGGTTTTCTCCTCCCCAACAGGAAGGGGGAAGGGCGACTTCAGGATTATGCAGTTTCTATCGATGAGGTTGAGATCTTTACGGGGCTGGATTTCTATCCCCTCCTCCCGGATGATCTGGAAGAGAGTCTCGAATCAGTTTACGATGTGACGCTCTGGCGTTTTATTGAGTTTACCGCCGACTGA
- the larB gene encoding nickel pincer cofactor biosynthesis protein LarB yields MQNDDVLKILESYKQGSFSLEEAEQKVHSSYFSDLGHTMVDNNRRKRSGASEVIYCAGKTEEQIAHIFAEMNKRGDNILGTRASHEAYQAVKKIIPSAEYDVPGRTITLINRDTPLTETSIAIVSAGTSDLPVAREACVTAEFYGNRVQLISDVGVAGIHRLFNHIEEIRKARVVIVIAGMEGALPSVVGGLVDKPVIAVPTSVGYGAAFGGLAALLGMLNSCSSGISVVNIDNGFGAAFQASMINHL; encoded by the coding sequence ATGCAGAATGATGATGTACTGAAGATCCTGGAGTCCTACAAACAGGGGTCTTTCAGCCTGGAAGAGGCGGAGCAGAAGGTCCATTCTTCTTATTTTTCAGACCTGGGACATACCATGGTCGACAACAACCGCCGGAAGAGAAGCGGAGCCTCCGAGGTGATCTATTGTGCCGGAAAGACAGAGGAGCAGATCGCCCATATTTTTGCCGAAATGAACAAACGGGGTGATAATATACTGGGTACAAGAGCCAGTCATGAGGCTTATCAGGCTGTTAAAAAGATCATTCCCTCCGCCGAATACGATGTGCCGGGACGGACCATCACCCTGATAAACAGGGATACCCCGTTGACAGAAACAAGTATTGCCATTGTCAGTGCAGGAACCAGTGATCTGCCTGTCGCCAGGGAAGCCTGTGTGACAGCCGAGTTCTACGGCAACAGGGTCCAGTTGATATCCGATGTGGGGGTGGCTGGAATTCACCGCCTGTTTAACCATATCGAAGAAATTCGAAAGGCCAGGGTTGTTATTGTTATTGCCGGTATGGAAGGGGCGCTTCCCAGTGTTGTGGGGGGGCTGGTAGACAAACCTGTCATTGCGGTGCCCACCAGTGTGGGCTATGGCGCGGCTTTCGGCGGCCTTGCGGCCCTTTTAGGCATGCTCAATAGCTGTTCCTCGGGCATCTCGGTCGTTAATATTGATAATGGCTTCGGGGCGGCCTTTCAGGCCAGTATGATCAATCATCTATAG
- the larE gene encoding ATP-dependent sacrificial sulfur transferase LarE, protein MTLPEKMENLNQILGDYGSCGIAFSGGVDSTFLLAAAGRRLGKNNVKAYTVIPPYVADWEIDEAEEFTRQMDMRHAMIKVPMPELVRNNPENRCYVCKHALFTLMKKAAAADGLHMLCDGSNQDDLGDYRPGMKALKELEVQSPLLQAGLTKDDIRKVSKEWELSTWDKPPYACLLTRIPHNEEVTTEILDRIEKSELYIMSLGFRHIRVRHHGELARIEIPSDRIAEFLEGDTAEKVYRELKKNGYTYVSLDLGGYRIGNMNMKRGGLSHAE, encoded by the coding sequence TTGACTCTTCCCGAAAAAATGGAGAATCTGAATCAGATTCTGGGTGATTACGGTTCCTGCGGCATTGCTTTTTCAGGCGGAGTAGACAGTACTTTCCTCCTGGCCGCTGCGGGGAGACGTCTGGGAAAGAACAATGTGAAAGCCTATACGGTGATCCCTCCCTATGTGGCAGACTGGGAGATCGACGAGGCGGAAGAGTTTACCCGGCAGATGGATATGAGACACGCCATGATCAAGGTCCCTATGCCGGAATTGGTCAGAAACAATCCGGAAAACCGCTGTTATGTCTGCAAACATGCCCTGTTTACCCTGATGAAAAAAGCCGCCGCCGCAGATGGTCTTCATATGCTCTGCGATGGTTCCAACCAGGATGATCTGGGGGATTATCGCCCCGGAATGAAGGCCCTGAAAGAACTGGAGGTCCAGAGTCCCCTCCTTCAGGCAGGGCTTACAAAAGACGATATCCGCAAGGTTTCAAAGGAATGGGAACTCTCTACATGGGATAAGCCGCCTTATGCCTGCCTTTTGACCCGCATCCCTCACAACGAAGAGGTCACAACTGAAATTCTGGACAGAATTGAAAAATCGGAGCTCTACATCATGTCTTTGGGTTTTCGCCACATCCGGGTGCGTCATCATGGTGAATTGGCCAGAATTGAAATTCCTTCAGACCGTATTGCAGAGTTCCTGGAAGGGGATACCGCAGAAAAGGTATACCGGGAGCTGAAAAAAAACGGTTATACCTATGTCTCTCTGGATCTGGGCGGGTACCGCATTGGAAATATGAATATGAAGAGGGGAGGATTATCCCATGCAGAATGA
- the larC gene encoding nickel pincer cofactor biosynthesis protein LarC: MKVLYYDCFSGISGDMNLAVMVDLGVPRDYLIKELSGLHIDEEFRLTFETTQKMGITGIKADVELLVHHHHDESDSDHHHHHRNLHDIKHILESSPLSDRVRELSLKIFQRIAEAEAKVHGTTIDEVHFHEVGATDSIVDIVGAAVCFDYLKVDRIISSPVQVGGGFVECAHGTFPVPAPATTEILKGIPCRYGGVDSETTTPTGAAILAAMVDEFTENPEITVSKVGYGLGFKDFKIPNVLRAMLGESESVADQNYLREENLLIECNIDDMVAEDLEVLMSVLLEKGALDVTFTSIMMKKSRPAVQISVLTGKKEESQVIEALFEHSSTFGIRMMPVQKLMLPRETRKIETPLGPVRIKLGTGEKGAGRWKPEYEDIRALADKHSMSHRNVRSAIALSVEDLL, from the coding sequence ATGAAAGTTTTATATTATGATTGCTTCAGCGGTATCAGCGGAGATATGAATTTAGCTGTGATGGTTGATCTGGGTGTTCCCAGGGACTATCTTATAAAAGAATTGTCGGGTCTTCACATAGATGAAGAATTTCGCCTGACATTTGAAACAACCCAGAAAATGGGGATTACCGGTATCAAAGCCGATGTAGAGCTGTTGGTACATCACCATCATGATGAATCTGATAGTGACCATCATCATCATCACAGGAACCTCCATGATATCAAACATATTCTGGAATCCAGTCCTTTGAGTGATCGGGTCAGAGAGTTGTCTCTTAAAATCTTTCAACGCATAGCAGAGGCCGAAGCAAAGGTTCACGGCACTACCATCGATGAGGTTCACTTTCATGAGGTAGGGGCTACTGACTCCATCGTTGATATAGTCGGGGCTGCCGTCTGTTTTGACTATCTGAAGGTCGACCGGATCATCTCTTCCCCTGTTCAGGTAGGCGGAGGTTTTGTCGAATGCGCCCATGGTACTTTTCCAGTTCCCGCGCCGGCTACAACTGAAATTCTGAAAGGAATCCCCTGCCGCTACGGTGGGGTTGATTCGGAAACTACCACACCAACGGGTGCGGCCATTCTGGCAGCCATGGTGGATGAGTTTACCGAGAATCCTGAAATAACCGTGAGTAAAGTCGGATATGGCCTGGGTTTCAAAGATTTTAAAATCCCCAATGTTCTGAGGGCCATGCTGGGAGAGTCTGAATCTGTTGCAGATCAGAATTATCTGAGAGAAGAAAACCTCCTGATAGAGTGCAATATTGATGATATGGTGGCTGAGGATCTGGAAGTCCTTATGTCGGTTCTCCTGGAGAAAGGCGCCCTGGATGTAACATTTACTTCCATCATGATGAAGAAATCCCGTCCTGCCGTTCAAATATCGGTTTTGACAGGTAAAAAGGAAGAGTCTCAGGTCATAGAGGCGCTCTTTGAACATTCGTCTACATTCGGTATAAGGATGATGCCTGTTCAGAAGCTGATGCTCCCTCGGGAAACCAGGAAGATAGAGACCCCCCTCGGTCCAGTCCGAATCAAATTAGGGACCGGTGAGAAGGGTGCGGGGCGGTGGAAACCCGAGTATGAAGATATCAGAGCACTGGCTGATAAACACAGCATGAGCCATCGGAATGTCCGGTCTGCCATCGCCCTCTCTGTCGAGGATCTGCTTTGA